TGAAGGAATATACCTTCAACAtaactattttatttcttatttgttgTATGTAGTCTCTACACCAGCCTGTTTCATTTCAGCACTGTCTGCACAGAATAAAGACTGTACAgagtaattgtttttatttttattaatatattcacggtatttattttaagtttgctacacatatttaaaaagtatgtaTCCAATTTTCCAGAATATTAATTGAGttccttttgttttggttttattttgagtcGAAGTGGTTTTGCCTTAAAAAGATTTTCACTTCGCTTAAGATTTGTAAATCAAAACCCGCACGACAATAACATTAACACAACGTCAAAAACACGAActataatttattaaaagagaTTAGCAGtgataataattattatttcatttatttttatttttcgaCCTCCCCTACATGAAAGTGAGCTGTTCCAGTACGATGATGTCATCTTTACAAGGTGAGCGGCCATTTTGTTAGCCGTGTGTAGCTGTGCAGATTTCGTTCATCAAATTTCACCGAAAACAACAActtctggaggtttttgtttacattgtgtTTTCGATTACATACTTGTAAGCCGGAATAATAAGTGTTTACTCGCTGACATTAAACATAGTCATTCATTTTCCGAGCTGCTTTGAGTTTGCTAGCTCTTTAGCTAGCTGGCTAACTTGTTTACGTGTTCCGTTGAGGGAAAACATCGGGCTTTCATGACCGCCAGCTTTTAAATGTTACAACTGTCGAATGAGCACGGTTTGTCCGCTCCTGACTTCCGTTGCCGTACACttgtgtcttttatttaaaCCGAAGAAAATTTGAGCCACGTTTAAGACCTTCCAACTTGCGTTGCACCTCAGTAGTTAACCAGCAACTTGAGCTCCGTCATCAGCTGACTGCTCACGGACCAGCAGCGCTCAGCCATCCCGGAGCAACATGTCAGAGCTGTACATTAGGGTGGCTGAGGATGAGAACGAGGAGCCCATGGAGATCCCCTCGGAGGACGATGGGACTGTTCTACTATCCTCGGTATCAGCCCAGTTCCCGGGGGCTTGTGGTCTTCGCTACAGAAACCCGGAGTCCCAGTGCATGAGGGGGGTCCGGCTGGTGGAGGGCGTCCTGCATGCACCAGAGAGCAGCTGGGGAAACCTGGTCTATGTCGTCAACTATCCCAAAGGTGAGACAGGATATGCGTTTTCCTGTTGTTTACCAGCAGACTGTCTGCAAACTTCAGCCTGTATTCACAGCAAGTGTGCAGTCAGTCAGATTTAGCAGCTATTGCACAAAACCCACCATtaaatgctatttttattctgcatttcTGCAGTTGTGTTACTTTATAATCAAATGCCTAAAGATAGCAAAAGCTTACTCAGAGCACAgtacagagttttttttttagagtttgcTGTGAAAACAATACTTATCAACCACATCGGCACTCCTTCATAAATCCCTCAAAAACTTTTcactgtttcagaaaaaaaattcaaggttATCTATATagaatgtatttttcaggcattATACTTCTACAAAAAGTAGTATAATTAAGAATACAacacaaaagcacaaaactAACATACAGACAAGTCAAGAAATCACAAGTTACATAAGGTAAATGATCAACATggttcaacagaaaaaaaaaattctctccTAAGGTATTAAAAGCCATTCAGTAATGATTTGCTTTTAGATGAGGGGCAGTTTGGTCCAGAACGTAAGAGCTACAAGTGCCTGTCCATTCAGAGCATCATTGGTgagcaaaaacatgtttaaagtcACATATAAAATGAAGAAGGGCCAATAATAAGAACCAATTAAACTGTGGATCCAGTGTTTTCTTCCAAATACAACAGAGTTCTAACTTTAAAAGTGGATCCCCATGCGTCTGACCAAATCGGTTTGTCAAAGTTAAGGTTTGAATTAAACATCAAGGTTTGAtgtgtgactttaaaaaaaaaaacaatatcaagTCCTGTCAGACAGGTAAGACCTGAACCAGTCTGACCTCAGTATTGTGGCATTAAAGGACAAATTAAACTGTCGGGTCAAAAGCTAACATCAAACAGAGTTTTCTGAATCTGTAAACCAAAGAAAGTCTTGAGTTTAAATGCTTTCAAAGAAAATCAGGAGGTGTGATAGTGGCTTGTGACataagatttttaatttttttacaaatttgttacCAACCTGTCAGTAAATCCTGACATTTAAGCTGAAGCTGCATCATTAATAAACGTAGCTGTATATCAAATACATATAATGGCACAGAATAAATTATCTTGGTTTCTAGTTGATTCTGTGGATGTTTACTTTCCGTTCTCCATGTGTCTAATTAGATTTTTGtgattgtgttattttttttcttatgccAGAATATTATTGGTTCTTTGCAGATAACAAAAGGAAGATGGAGGAAATAGACGCGGCGTCGgctgttaaaattaaaagaggTTTTCAGAAAACGTCAGACCTCATAGTCCTCGGGTTGCCTtggaaaacaacagaacaagACTTGAAGGATTATTTTAGCACCTTTGGGGAGGTCATTATGGTGCAGGTACTAATGTCTCATCTTTAAATGctcctgttttttccccctcctatTAAGCTCTAACTATAATGAATAGCAATTTTAAAGTGGAAATTAATCTGTCATTCTCACTCTTTGCTCTTTCCAGGTGAAGAGAGATGCAAAAACTGGCAACTCAAAAGGTTTTGGCTTCGTCCGCTTTGCAGACTATGAGACGCAAACTAAAGTCATTGCTCAGAGACACATGATTGACGGACGATGGTGTGACTGCAAACTTCCGAACTCAAAGGCAAGCTGGACACCATAACAGAATACTCTAGAAAATgagaatttgatgttttttttttcactgttaaGATTTAGTCACATTCCTTCGTTATCGCTGTTTAGAAGTTTTGAGaatcactttttaaatcatCACAATAGATTGTACATAATCAAACGCTCTATCTATAATCTGATCGGGCTTTTTTCTCTCCCCAGGCATCTCCCGATGAACCGATGCGGAGCCGCAAAATCTTTGTTGGCCGCTGCACAGAGGACATGACGACGGACGATCTGAGGCAGTACTTCATGCAG
The genomic region above belongs to Xiphophorus maculatus strain JP 163 A chromosome 1, X_maculatus-5.0-male, whole genome shotgun sequence and contains:
- the tardbp gene encoding TAR DNA-binding protein 43 isoform X2 translates to MSELYIRVAEDENEEPMEIPSEDDGTVLLSSVSAQFPGACGLRYRNPESQCMRGVRLVEGVLHAPESSWGNLVYVVNYPKDNKRKMEEIDAASAVKIKRGFQKTSDLIVLGLPWKTTEQDLKDYFSTFGEVIMVQVKRDAKTGNSKGFGFVRFADYETQTKVIAQRHMIDGRWCDCKLPNSKASPDEPMRSRKIFVGRCTEDMTTDDLRQYFMQYGEVTDVFIPKPFRAFAFVTFADDQVAQALCGEDLIIKGVSVHISNAEPKHNNIHQLFHNFPGGVASLAAMFGRSQYPFPSSHV
- the tardbp gene encoding TAR DNA-binding protein 43 isoform X1; amino-acid sequence: MSELYIRVAEDENEEPMEIPSEDDGTVLLSSVSAQFPGACGLRYRNPESQCMRGVRLVEGVLHAPESSWGNLVYVVNYPKDNKRKMEEIDAASAVKIKRGFQKTSDLIVLGLPWKTTEQDLKDYFSTFGEVIMVQVKRDAKTGNSKGFGFVRFADYETQTKVIAQRHMIDGRWCDCKLPNSKASPDEPMRSRKIFVGRCTEDMTTDDLRQYFMQYGEVTDVFIPKPFRAFAFVTFADDQVAQALCGEDLIIKGVSVHISNAEPKHNNSRQMMDRGRFGAGGFSQGYSSNRGGLSSGSGGVNFGALGLNPAMVAAAQAALQSSWGMMGMLANQQGLTTAAGTASTTRDQTYSSASTSYSSPSSASLGWAGGTNTASSSGFSSGFGTSMESKSSSWGM